In bacterium, the genomic window CGACTTGCCGTGCTGTGTAGCCGCGCAGCTGGAGCAGGGGAGAATTATTGACATTTGCAGAGTTAAGGAGTTTATTGTCTATGGTTTAAAACGATATCCTGCGGCTAATAATCAGGATTTTTGTTCTTTTACACCGGAAACGGGAAACCAGAAACCGATAAACTTGTTTTTGACCGATAACTGTTTTCTGATGAATGAAAGGGGATGTCATGAGAAAAATTTTCGATATGATATCGCTGGATCGTATCAAAATTATCGATGCTTCCGATAAGAACTCTGCCCTTCTGGAGATTGTCGATCTTCTCGCGAAAGCAGACAGCGTTAAAGACGGTGCTGAAGTAAAGAAAGCAATTTTTGACCGTGAGAAAATCCTCAGTACGAGTATAGGTCTCGGTATTGCAATACCACATGTGCGGCTCGAGAGTGTCACGGAGATGACCATCGCCATAGGTGTCAGCAAGAAGGGTGTGGATTATGATGCTTTTGATGATCAGCTCGTTCATATTATTATCATGATCGCATCGCCGCTTGGAACGCACCGTGAGTATCTGAGCGTGCTTGCAAAAATCGCGCTGCTCCTGAAAAATTCCGCCCTTCGGGAAAGCCTGCTCAAAGCCGAAACTCCTGAAGATATCCATATGGCGCTGAAGGGACATTGATGTGAATGTGCTGCTGTATCTCGCCGAGGCTTTTTTTATAGCCTATCTCATGAGGATGAGTGCGACCCGGTTAAAAATACCGTCGGTCTCCGGTTATGTTGTCGGCGGTGTTATTCTTGGTGGATCGTTGTTTTTCTGGATTCCCGGAGGACGTGATTTTACCGGACGGTGGCTTTATTCGGAAAAGATTCTGGATAGTTTTCAGGTCATCAATGAAATTGCTCTTGCCATTATCTCTCTTTCAATCGGCGCCGAGCTTGAATGGAAACGATTAAGAAGCCTGGGGAAGAGTATAGTTTTTATCGGATTTTGCGAGGCATTGGCAGCGTTTGTTGTGGTGTCGGCTGTTACGTATGTCATCTGGAAAGATGCTTCGCTTTCATTCGTTCTTGGAGCGGTATCGTCAGCCACCGCACCTGCGGCGACAGTTTCGGTTATTCAGCAATACCGTGCCAAAGGGCCCCTCACCAGCACGGTGCTTGCGGTGGTGGGACTCGATGATGCGATTTCTTTCATCATATTTGCGTTTGCCCTTGCAATTGCAAAAGGGAATTTGGCGGGTGAGCGCATCGATGTAATGGTGGGGCTTGTTAATCCGGTTATTGAGATTGTTTTTTCATTGACTATCGGAATTGCCGTCAGTTTTCTGGCCTCAAAAATTATCAGTATCACAAAAGATCAGGACAACCTTTTATTCATCCTCACCGCCGTAATTCTTCTCGTCGCCGGAATCGCTTCCAGGTTTAATGTTTCGGAACTGCTCGCGAATATGGCCTGCGGCGCGGTTCTCGTGAATGTATACCCTTTTCTTAAAAACAGGATCAGGGCGAGCTTTTCCAACTTCATGCCCATATTCTATGCGCTGTTTTTCATTATCGGCGGTGCCCATCTCAATGTTTTCAGCTTCCCTTCGATCTGGTTTTTATCACTCGTATACTTCGTGTGCAGGGCTGCCGGGAAGTTTTCCGGGGCTTTTGCCGGGGCAGTCTGGGGGAGGGCGCTTCCCCAGGTACAAAAATTGGTAGGATTTACCCTCCTGCCGCAGGTCGGCGCGGCTGTGGCTCTTGCGCTTGTTGTCCAGCAGGAATTCGGCAGGGGAAAATATGGCGACACCGGCATTACGCTTGCACAGAAAACAATAAATGTTTTACTCATTACCACGCTTTTTACAGAATTTATTGGCCCTTATTTGACTAAAATTTCCCTAATAAAAGCTAGGGAGGTTAGAGAGTGAACGACATTATTAAAACGGGGATGCATCTTTTGGTAGTCGTTCTGTTTGATGACTCCTCTCTCGAGGATATCATCCTCGGAATGACGAGTATCAGCGGGGGCCCTATCACCATGATCGATGGAGTATCGGGATCCGCTAATCTTTCCCAGGCCATACCCATGTTTGCCGAATTTGCCAATATGGGTGGCAGACGGTTCAGCAAGATTCTGATAACCTGTGTGGCAAAACCGGATACGGTTGAAAGCCTTATCGAAGCATTGGATGAAGGGGGTATCGATTTTGCCGGATCGGAGATGGGGGAGATATACGATATTCCCCTTGGGCAGGCTTTCGTTACAGAGGGATGATATCACAGGTATCCCTGATTCCGTATGCATGGCAGTGTTTTTGCCGGTGAAGCATATATGACGTGTTTCGTGTTCAGGGAGTGAGGTGTTACGCCATGTTATGTAATATGAAAAAAGAGGCTGTATCAATATGCAATGATTCTCCTGACAAGGAAACAGCCCTTTATATGATAATCGATCTGGTCTGTACGACATATAATATTTCATTCACGGAAGAAATAACTTCCGCAATAATGGAACGCGAGAATAAACTTTCGACAGGAATCGGGCTGGGAATTGCAGTCCCGCACTGCCGCAACGACCGTCTGAAAACTGCGGTCAGCGCCGCGATACTTTTCCCGTCCGGGATCGAATATAACTCCGTCGATGGTCAGCCGGTCAGGCTGGTGATTCTCATTATTTCTCCAACCGATGATGTGCGGGGACATATTGCCTGTCTTTCCTCCATATCCCATGCGGTATCCGATGAAGACACTCGCCAGAAGCTTATCAATTCCTCCAGTGCAGACAGGCTTTATGAGTATCTTGTGTCGATTGAATGATTCAGGAGAGATGTGGTGTGATAAAATATATCATGATGTATTAATTCGATTTTTCACGTAATAATTCATTTTTAGCGTTGTCAATGAAATAAATCATATGTATATTCAGGGAAATAAAGCATATCGTTGATTCTATAAAGGAGCGGATGGAGGAATATTCATGATCAAGCGATCAATTATGGTTGTAATCATTTTTATTGTCATTGTTACCCTGGGATGTGCTGCGGGTGGTTTGAAACCGGGAACTGGCGGAACGTCTTCTGCGAAAAAAATTGAAAAAACCGGACATCCTGCCGTACCTGAGGGAGTCACCTGTTACGTATGTCATAAACGTGATATGCCTGAACATGAATTTCATAAGAGTTATAGTATTAATTGCGAGGAATGTCATGTAAAGTCGACCTGGATGGCAGCAAAATACTCCCATCAGAAGTGGCCGCTCGATAAAAATCATACCACGCGCTGTACATTCTGCCATAAAAACCTCAGCGATTTCGATTTTACCTATCAATGCTGGGGATGTCATCATGTTGAAAGCGATACGAAAAAAGTCCATGCCGATAAAGGGATAGACGATATTTCCAATTGTGTAATGTGCCATAAAGACACTTCAGGCAAGTAATCAGACTGAGTATATATGACAGAGGTTTTATCTGGAAGTGGGGACGGTCAGTAACTTGGCCGTCCCTTTTTCTCAAACAGCTCAAGTTTCTCCGGGAGAAACATCATGGAACAAACAGTATTCGGATTACCCGTTATGACCGCGCTGATTTATTGCGCCGTGCCGGCTGTTATCATTGCAGGTCTCATTGTATGGGGAATTAAATACGATCCGGACAAAAAACATTTCTCCTGATTCGCACATTCTTCCGAACACACAAACTATAATGATATTATCACAGTGATAAAGGAGGATTTCGGTGGGGATTCAAACAGTCATGTCATGGATTCTGGCGCTGGCCTATTTTGTTTTTCTTATCTGGATCGGTATCGCAGCGTCACGGAAGATTAAAAATTTCGAGGGATATATAGTTGCCGGGAGAGACCTGGGATTCTGGATTTTTACAATTCTTGTCATTGCTTCCTGCATGAGTGGAATGAGTATTCTCGGATCTTCCGGTCTCGGGTACATTGCCGGCTGGCCGACACTCTGGGAGCAGATTTTTGTCCCCTTGAGCTGCGCTCTTACCATTCTTTTATTCGGGTCAAAACTGCACCGCATCTCTATGCGGAATAAATATCTCACGCTCCAGGATTATCTCGTCCACCGCTACGAAAGTCCGCGGCTTGTGCGGGGTATCAGCGGTTTTGCCGTTTTTACCGTTTCGCTTATCTATCTCGTGGGGCAATATACGGCGGTGGGAATAACCCTCCAAAGAGTCATCGGCATTTCCTATACATGGGCCGTGGTTGTCGGCGCGGTGATCGTTACATTCTATGTTTTTTTGGGAGGGCTGTATGCGGTAAGCTGGACAACGCTGATACAGGGTATTATACTCATTCTCGGTGTATTGTTTGTCACACCGGTCATTATTTACAAAGCCGGCGGACTGACCCATATCAATGAAACCCTCAAGTCCATCGATCCCCATATGGTAAATATTTTTTTCCCGCAGGTTCATCCGCCGTATGCGCCGTACGGATTCATGACACCCATCTATACAATATCGTTTGCCCTGCTTCTGTCGCTGGGACTTGCGGCAGCTCCTCATGTAATCAACAATGTACTTGCGGCACGAAAAAACTCATATTTTAAATGGTCACCGCTGGCGGCTTTTGGAATATATGTTGTTATATTTTATCTGATTAAGATTGCAGGTTTCGCTGCAAGAACCATGGTGGCCGATGGGATTATTTCACTTCCGACCGGAGTTGCAAATCCCCAGGACTTCTGTTTTATTGTTGCTGTCGAGCACAGTTTCGGGCCTTTTTTCTGGACATTTTTCGGTATGATTGTTCTTGCCGCTGTTATGTCGACGACCGACAGGCTGCTTCTGACCATCGGTTCTTCCTTCGCCTGGGATATATACCGTAATCTGTTCAAACGTGACACCTCCGATGCCGGTGTTATCAAGGTCAGCAGAATAGTGGTATTCGTTGCGGCTGTTTTATCGGTGTTTCTTGCCCTCAATCCTCCGAAACTGCTTGCATGGCTGATCTGGATGGGTATAGGAATCATGCTCTCCGTATTTGTCACACCCATTCTGGCGGGTTTGTTCTGGAAGAGGGCAACGAAAACGGGTGCCGTCTGGAGTATGATAATCGGATTATCGGGCGCGATAATTTTCGGGTATATCGATAGATTTATGGTACGGCTGCCATTTCATTTCAGCTTTATTCCCTTTATCATGTCCGTTCTGACAATGGTTGTCGTGAGCTATTGTTCGCGGCGTACATCGGAAACAGTGCTTGGAGAAACTGAAACCGGTATGTGGTTCTGAGGTTAAAGGGGAATTAAGAGTATTGAGGTGATAGAATACTCTGTTATAATAAACGATACGGTTCAACACTTTCTCGAACGGTTTTCCCCGCTGAAACTGAACATACGCGGAAATCCGGCTGAGATTCTGTAATGAGGGCCATTGTATTTCATTAATCACCTTTCGATGTGTTCATTGAACGTGTGGGGAAAACGCTTTGTGCAGCCATCAAGGGTCGGCGGCAGGAAGTGCCGATTTACATGCCCTTGACAGCAAAATTCGACATATTTCATACCCGATTAATGATTCGGGGACCGGGCGCATGAAAGATCCTTTTTTTACCACCCTTTGAAGGGAAAGTACATGTCAAAATTGAAATTTTTCGATTGCAACTGCTCGGTCGGACGAGTTGCCTATCCGTATATCCTCGATATTCATGATGCCGCAGGACTCAAACGTGAAATGGAGACAGCGGGTATCGAGGAAGCACTCGTCTTCCACACAGTTGCCCGTGATGCCGACCCCCCGCTTGGAAACCGGCTCCTTCATGAGGCCATTGAAGGGACGGAAGGCCTGCACCCATGCTGGATAATCCTCCCGCATCACACGGGAGAGATGTCTCCTCCTCCGCAGCTTCTTAAAGAAATGGAAGAAAAGGGTGTACGGGCTGTCAGAATGTATCCGACAAATAATTTCCACAGTTTTTCCATGGCCGACTGGACTGTCGGTGATCTTTTAAATGCTCTCGAAGAGGCTCGTGTCCCCCTTATGCTCGATATCGAGATAGTCTGGTGGGAGACCATACAGTCAATTCTGGAAAAACATCCCCGGCTCCCGGTTATTGCAACGAATGTCAGCTACCGTCATAACCGTTTTTCCTATCCTCTGTTCGAGCGTTATAAAAACCTCCATGTCGAGACATCACGGTATATGGGTGCGGGAACCATACGGGATGTGGTGGAGCGGTTCGGGCCGCGCCCCATCCTTTTCGGCAGCAACATGCCCCAGTATACCGGTACGGCTGTTGTACCGATGATAACCTATGCCGATATTTCACGCGAGGACAAGGAAGCCATCGCCGGCGGAACACTGAGAACTCTTTTACAGGAGGCCCTGACATGACTGAATATTTTGAACGTGTTCATGAAGGACTTCCCATTACCGATATGGAAATTATCGACCTTCATGCCCATCTCGGCCCTTATTTCAACATGCACATTCCTCTGTGCGACGCTGACAGCATGGTTCATATGATGGATATGGTCGGAATCGATAAGACAGTGATTTCCGCTAATCCGGGGATTTCCGTCGATCTGGTTCTCGGTAACACCATGACGATTGATGCAATACGCTCGCACCGCGGCCGTCTCTACGGCGCCTGTATTGTAAACGGTAATTATCCTGAGCTTTCCATCGAGGAGCTCGACCGGTGTTTCAGCGTGGAAAAGGATATGCTCCTCATCAAGATTCATCCCGTCCTTGCAAAATGCAAGATGGACGACCGGAGGATGAGGAGTATCTATGAGTATGCTTCGGCGCGCAAGCTCTTCATCCTCGTGCATGTATGGCTCGACAACGATCCGTACGGGAGTCAGGAGCAGTTTGTCAACATGGCCAGGGAATACCCTGAGGTAAACTGGATCATGGGCCATTCCGGCGGGCCATATGGTACTCCGCATGGGATAGATCTTGCCGGGAACATTCCCAATATCTTTTTTGATCTCACGCTCTCGATGTGTCCGGCCAGACAGGTCGAATATCTTGTTAAAACGGTCGGAGCCGACCGTGTGCTTTTCGGGACTGACAATCCCTTCATCGATCCCAGGCCGCAGATTGGAAGACTGTTTCTGGCCGAAATATCGAACGAGGACAGGATGAAGATTGTCGGAGGAAATGCACGAAAATATTTCAGATTCGATTAAGAGGGCTGTGAAAAAATCTCTTTTTCGCCACCCTGCCGGTCAATTATTAAATAAAATGGTATCGACAAACGCTATTTTCCATTGAAATGTACACGGGCATTCAGTATGGAATGGATGTATCGCGCCTGATGGATGGGATGGGAAGATGGAGATGTTGAAGTATTTTATACCTGTATGAGATATGAATTTATGTTGATATTGTACTTACGGTGATCGACTCCGCGCACGATTTTTCCGAATCTGCCGTCATCCGTGCTGAGATCGACGAGCTCCCATGCACCCCGTTTGATTGAAAGCAGGTCACGTTGAGCGGAAATCCCGGCAGAAGATGCCGAAAGCTTTCTGGCTTTCTGGAATACTATTACCAGCGGTCTGAGAGGATCTGATTTATTCTGTGAAACCACAATCGCGACATTTCCGCTTGTCAATTCGACCATATTTCCCGCCGGGTAAACGCCAACATGTTTGATGAAGTAATCTTTCATCTTGGGATCGAAAAGGGTTCCGGACATCTTGTGAATCTCTCCTAAAACCATATGCGGCGGTATTCCCGGTCTGTGCGGCCGTGAAGAAGTCATGGCGACATACACATCGGCAATTGCGAAAAGCTTGGAAATAGGATGTATTTCCTCATCCTTGAGCCCGTAGGGATACCCGGAACCGTCAAAACGCTCATGGTGCTGAAGAATAATCGCTTCTATGAGTGGATCGTCGATTCCGTTTTTTTTCAGGAATTCCACCGCATATGCCGGATGTTTCTGAATCTCTTCTATTTCTTTTTTCGCAAGACCCGATGGCCTTGAAACCATCTTTGAAGGATAGCTCGACATACCGACATCCGCAAGGAAAGTCCCTGTGGCAAACCGTACGATGTCGTTGTATTTGAAACCGAGTGAATTGGCGATGGAGATACATAAAACGGTTGTATTGATGGAATGATTAAATGTATATTCATTCAAGGATTTCAGCCGTATCATTGCAAGAAGTATGTCGGTATGGTTTTCGACGAAAATAATCATCTCCTTGATAATCGAAGATACCGGCTCTTCATTGATGTACAACCGCGAAGTATGGGTTTTCATGATTGTTGTGGTAACTGAATTGATAAAGTTGGAAATGTGACGCGAGAGGAGCTGATCGACTGTTTTGACATCTTTTGTTTCTTTAACGACATCGTCCCATTTTTTCTGCTGGGTCAGGGAAAGAAAGGTATCGGCACCTCTGTCGGTATCAATTTCGACAAACTTGATATTACCGTCGATAAGGCGCCGGACCTGACCGTCATTTGAAATCAAGGTATTTTTTGCCATTAAAAGGACTTTATTACCTTTAATCTCACCGTAAACATTATCGGCAAGCACCATCCCGGATTTAAGTTTCCCGATATCAATCTTTTTAATGGCCACGGTATTCTCCAACAGATAATAACTTAGATTATGTATGACTCGATAGATAATATTTAAAAAATGTATTTCCCGAATGTTACAGTCAAGTTATTTTTTCGGGAATAAACAGTATTTTTTCTTTCTTACAGGTATTATACCTTATTCAACGGAGATTTTAGTGATTTATATCACAAAAAAGCTCATTACATGTATATTATCGGTTATAAACTTAATTTTCTTTAATAATTTCAATGCCCTATGTGATGATACCCCTGTTCTGCCGGAAGTACTTGTCACTTCACAGCGCTCCGGAAGGTTTATAAACTCACGCGGAACGGAATCGCTGGTTTTAACAAGGGATGAGATTACCGCTCTGCAGGCCGGAACAATACCGGAACTCCTCAGTCTCATCGCTTCGATTGACGTCCGTGAACGGGGAACGCCGGGAAGTCAGGCTGATATAAGCATCAGGGGATCGTCCAGCGAGGGAGTGCTCATCCTCGTGAACGGGATAGAAGTCCGTGATCCGCAGACCGGTCATTTTACCATGGATATTCCGGCTGATCTTTCCCGTGTCGAGAAAATCGAGGTGCTCCGCGGCGGTGGATCCACCATGTATGGTTCACGTGCAACCGGCGGTGTAATTAATATAATAACCGGCGATTCCGATCGGGGTGTAAACGGCTCAGTCTCGGTCGGTTCATTCGGAAGCACCGGAACATCAGCCGGATTGAGTTATTCACGGGGCAGTTCGGACATGTCGGTAAATGTAAAACGCGGGATATCGGACGGATATAAGCGGGGGACGGATTATGAAAGCACTGAAGCCGATATAATGGGCTCGTATCGGTCTGATACGGTAAAAATCGGCTGGAATATGGGGATTCTCGACAAACGGTTCGGCGCAGAGGGCTTTTATTCGCTGTATCCGTCATTTGAGAAGACGCTGACACTGCTTGGCGGCATCAGC contains:
- a CDS encoding sodium/solute symporter (Members of the Solute:Sodium Symporter (SSS), TC 2.A.21 as described in tcdb.org, catalyze solute:Na+ symport. Known solutes for members of the family include sugars, amino acids, nucleosides, inositols, vitamins, urea or anions, depending on the system.), with the translated sequence MSWILALAYFVFLIWIGIAASRKIKNFEGYIVAGRDLGFWIFTILVIASCMSGMSILGSSGLGYIAGWPTLWEQIFVPLSCALTILLFGSKLHRISMRNKYLTLQDYLVHRYESPRLVRGISGFAVFTVSLIYLVGQYTAVGITLQRVIGISYTWAVVVGAVIVTFYVFLGGLYAVSWTTLIQGIILILGVLFVTPVIIYKAGGLTHINETLKSIDPHMVNIFFPQVHPPYAPYGFMTPIYTISFALLLSLGLAAAPHVINNVLAARKNSYFKWSPLAAFGIYVVIFYLIKIAGFAARTMVADGIISLPTGVANPQDFCFIVAVEHSFGPFFWTFFGMIVLAAVMSTTDRLLLTIGSSFAWDIYRNLFKRDTSDAGVIKVSRIVVFVAAVLSVFLALNPPKLLAWLIWMGIGIMLSVFVTPILAGLFWKRATKTGAVWSMIIGLSGAIIFGYIDRFMVRLPFHFSFIPFIMSVLTMVVVSYCSRRTSETVLGETETGMWF
- a CDS encoding HD-GYP domain-containing protein, with the translated sequence MAIKKIDIGKLKSGMVLADNVYGEIKGNKVLLMAKNTLISNDGQVRRLIDGNIKFVEIDTDRGADTFLSLTQQKKWDDVVKETKDVKTVDQLLSRHISNFINSVTTTIMKTHTSRLYINEEPVSSIIKEMIIFVENHTDILLAMIRLKSLNEYTFNHSINTTVLCISIANSLGFKYNDIVRFATGTFLADVGMSSYPSKMVSRPSGLAKKEIEEIQKHPAYAVEFLKKNGIDDPLIEAIILQHHERFDGSGYPYGLKDEEIHPISKLFAIADVYVAMTSSRPHRPGIPPHMVLGEIHKMSGTLFDPKMKDYFIKHVGVYPAGNMVELTSGNVAIVVSQNKSDPLRPLVIVFQKARKLSASSAGISAQRDLLSIKRGAWELVDLSTDDGRFGKIVRGVDHRKYNININSYLIQV
- a CDS encoding amidohydrolase family protein: MTEYFERVHEGLPITDMEIIDLHAHLGPYFNMHIPLCDADSMVHMMDMVGIDKTVISANPGISVDLVLGNTMTIDAIRSHRGRLYGACIVNGNYPELSIEELDRCFSVEKDMLLIKIHPVLAKCKMDDRRMRSIYEYASARKLFILVHVWLDNDPYGSQEQFVNMAREYPEVNWIMGHSGGPYGTPHGIDLAGNIPNIFFDLTLSMCPARQVEYLVKTVGADRVLFGTDNPFIDPRPQIGRLFLAEISNEDRMKIVGGNARKYFRFD
- a CDS encoding PTS sugar transporter subunit IIA is translated as MKKEAVSICNDSPDKETALYMIIDLVCTTYNISFTEEITSAIMERENKLSTGIGLGIAVPHCRNDRLKTAVSAAILFPSGIEYNSVDGQPVRLVILIISPTDDVRGHIACLSSISHAVSDEDTRQKLINSSSADRLYEYLVSIE
- a CDS encoding PTS sugar transporter subunit IIA; translated protein: MRKIFDMISLDRIKIIDASDKNSALLEIVDLLAKADSVKDGAEVKKAIFDREKILSTSIGLGIAIPHVRLESVTEMTIAIGVSKKGVDYDAFDDQLVHIIIMIASPLGTHREYLSVLAKIALLLKNSALRESLLKAETPEDIHMALKGH
- a CDS encoding cation:proton antiporter, giving the protein MNVLLYLAEAFFIAYLMRMSATRLKIPSVSGYVVGGVILGGSLFFWIPGGRDFTGRWLYSEKILDSFQVINEIALAIISLSIGAELEWKRLRSLGKSIVFIGFCEALAAFVVVSAVTYVIWKDASLSFVLGAVSSATAPAATVSVIQQYRAKGPLTSTVLAVVGLDDAISFIIFAFALAIAKGNLAGERIDVMVGLVNPVIEIVFSLTIGIAVSFLASKIISITKDQDNLLFILTAVILLVAGIASRFNVSELLANMACGAVLVNVYPFLKNRIRASFSNFMPIFYALFFIIGGAHLNVFSFPSIWFLSLVYFVCRAAGKFSGAFAGAVWGRALPQVQKLVGFTLLPQVGAAVALALVVQQEFGRGKYGDTGITLAQKTINVLLITTLFTEFIGPYLTKISLIKAREVRE
- a CDS encoding amidohydrolase, translating into MSKLKFFDCNCSVGRVAYPYILDIHDAAGLKREMETAGIEEALVFHTVARDADPPLGNRLLHEAIEGTEGLHPCWIILPHHTGEMSPPPQLLKEMEEKGVRAVRMYPTNNFHSFSMADWTVGDLLNALEEARVPLMLDIEIVWWETIQSILEKHPRLPVIATNVSYRHNRFSYPLFERYKNLHVETSRYMGAGTIRDVVERFGPRPILFGSNMPQYTGTAVVPMITYADISREDKEAIAGGTLRTLLQEALT